Proteins encoded within one genomic window of Parolsenella massiliensis:
- a CDS encoding thiamine-binding protein produces MAIQVLPMDSASDEETIRVVDAVIAEIQKYDVNPYVGPFETAIEGDYDTCMEVLKKCQLVAAEAGCGQVMTYAKINYKPNGAVLSTEKKVGKYHQGEN; encoded by the coding sequence GTGGCCATCCAAGTCCTGCCGATGGACTCGGCAAGTGACGAGGAGACGATCCGCGTCGTGGACGCCGTGATCGCAGAGATCCAGAAGTACGACGTCAACCCCTATGTGGGCCCGTTCGAGACCGCCATCGAGGGCGACTACGACACGTGCATGGAGGTCCTCAAGAAGTGCCAGCTCGTGGCCGCCGAGGCGGGCTGCGGCCAGGTCATGACCTACGCCAAGATCAACTACAAGCCCAACGGTGCCGTGCTCTCTACCGAGAAGAAGGTTGGCAAGTACCACCAGGGGGAGAACTAG
- a CDS encoding integrase, translating into MQKPPEKHRNNLPLPPKQQRGRQAFGSPARGAGIGPNKACGHKGGIRRQGSKRG; encoded by the coding sequence ATGCAGAAGCCACCCGAGAAGCACCGCAACAACCTGCCACTGCCGCCCAAGCAGCAGCGCGGGCGCCAGGCGTTCGGCAGCCCGGCCCGTGGCGCGGGCATCGGCCCCAACAAGGCATGCGGCCACAAGGGCGGCATCCGCCGGCAGGGATCGAAGCGCGGCTAG